Part of the Posidoniimonas polymericola genome, GCGCGAGTTGGTCGCCGAAGGTGGGTTCTCCTGGGACGCCATTTCCGACGCGCAGCTCCGCACGGCCAAGCGGTTCGGCTTCTCCGACCGCCAGCTCTCTACCATCTTTGGCCGCAGCGAGCTGGAGGTGCGGGCCGAGCGGATCAAGCGGGGCATCCAGACCGCGTTCAAGTCGGTCGACACCTGCGCGGCCGAGTTCGAGGCCTACACCCCGTACTTCTATTCGACCTACGAGGACGAGGACGAGACCCCGCCCAAGGCCGCCGGCGCGAAGCGGATCATGATCCTCGGCGGCGGCCCCAACCGGATCGGCCAGGGCATCGAGTTCGACTACTGCTGCTGCCACGCCAGCTTCGCGCTGCGTGAGCTGGGCATCGAGTCGATCATGGTCAACTCGAACCCCGAGACCGTCAGCACCGACTACGACACCTCGGACCTGTTGTTCTTCGAGCCGCTGACGGTCGAGGACGTGCTGAACATCTGCGACCGCGTGCAGCCGGACGGCGTGATCGTGCAGTTCGGCGGCCAGACCCCGCTCAACCTGGCGCGGGCGCTCGAGGAGTCGGGCGTGCCGATCATCGGCACCAGCGTCAGCGCGATCGAGGACGCCGAGGACCGCGAGAAGTTCGCCGCGCTGCTCGAGCGGCTCGGCCTGCGGCAGCCGGCCAACGGCATCGCCCGCACGATGGACGAGGCCCGCCGCATCGCCGGCGAAATCGGCTTCCCGGTGCTGGTGCGTCCGAGCTTTGTGCTCGGCGGCCGCGCGATGGAGATCTGCTACGACAACGCCCAGCTAGAGAAGTTTGTCGCCGTGGCGTTCATCGCGGCCCAGGGCCAGCCGGTGCTGATCGACAAGTTCCTGGAGGGCGCCACGGAGGTGGACGTCGACGCCATCGCCGACGGCGAGACGGTCGTCGTGCCCGGCATCATGGAGCACATCGAGGAGGCCGGCGTGCACTCGGGCGACTCGGCCTGCTCGATCCCGGCCTACAGCCTGCCGGGGCCGGTGCTGGCCGAGATCCGCGAGGCGACCGTTGCGCTCGCGATGGAGCTCGGCGTGAAGGGCCTGATGAACGTGCAGTACGCCGTGCGTTGGGAAGACGAGAAGCCGGTCCTCTACGTGATCGAGGTAAACCCCCGTGCGAGCCGCACGGTGCCGTTCGTCGCCAAGGCGACCGGCCTGCCGGCGGCCAAGGTTGCCGCCAAGGTGATGGCCGGCGTCAGCCTCAAAGAGCAGGGCGTCACCGAAGACCCGATCCCGGCGCACGTCTCGGTGAAGGAAGCGGTGTTCCCGTTCAACAAGTTTCAGGGGGTCGACATCGTGCTGGGCCCCGAGATGCGGAGCACAGGCGAGGTGATGGGCATCAGCCCACGGTTCAGCCTGGCGTTCGCCAAGAGCCAGCTCGCGGCGGGGACCGTGCTGCCCGAGTCGGGCAACATCTTCCTGAGCGTCGCGCCGCGTCACAAGCCGGCGGCGGTCGAGATCGGCAAGCGGCTGGCGGCCATCGGGTTCTCGATCCTCTGCACCCCGGGGACGGGCAAGGCCCTCCGCGAGGCGGGCATCGAGTGCCAGGAGGTGAAGAAGATCCAGCAGGGCCACCCGAACCTGCTCGACTACCTGGCCGACGAGAACGTCGCGCTGGTGATGAACACGCCGATCGGCAAGGGCGCCCGGACCGACGAGGGGCGCATCCGCGCCGCCGCGGTCGCGGCCGGCGTGCCGTGCCTGACCACGCTCGAGGCGTGCGAGGCGGCCACCCAGGCGATGGAGGCCCTGCGGGTCGAGGAGATGCAGGTCGAGAGCCTGCAAGAGCGGTTCAACCTGTAGGGCGCAAGACGCGAGTCGAAAACGGGGACTGGCTCGAAGCGTCGAGTGGGCCGGAACCCGGGCATCGGCAGGCCGCGCCGTGCCTGTCCCCGTTTTCGACGGACCATCGAATCACACTGTCCACCGGCGCCCCGCTTGAAAGGGGGACAGGCACGCGACCGCCGCCGCGCTTGCCCTAAGGCGAGGCCGTGCTCGGCGGTCGAGAGCCAGTCCCCGTTTCAAGCTCCCTCGGCGCTGTCATGATTAGCGGGTGAGTCGTCCTAATACTCGGAGAACCCCGGTGATGGCGGCAGAGAGCCCGTTCGACGACCACGACGAAAGTCAGTTCGTCGAGGACTGCCTGACGGAGTCTGCGTTGCCGCCGCTGCGGATCGGCCACCTGCTGCTGTGGACCGCGGTGGCGTCGGTGGTGTTCGCAGTCGTGTTCTCTTACCAGCGAACTTCCGACCAGATCGACGATCCCCGGTCGGCGCTCACGCTGATGTGGTACTTGCCGGCGAGCGCCGAGTTGTCGGCGCTGCTGGTGGTGCTGCTAGCGCGGCGGGCGGGGGTGCGAGATTGGCAGCCGGGGCACGGCCTGCTGCTGCTTAGCGGGCTCGAGGTGCTCGCCCAGCTTGTGCTGTTCGCGGTGTTTGCCGCTGCGGGTGAGGCGTCCTACTGGGTGCACTCAGTCTACCAACTGTTCCGTTTCGTGCTCGTGCTATCGGTCGGGGCGACGCTCGCCTGGCGGACGCCGGGGCGCTGGCGTTGGGTGTTCGTTTGGGCGGCGGCAGAACCGATCGCGAGGTTCTTCTCCCGACTACTGATTTACTCCTTCGTCGGCTACCAATCGGGGTACCACGGCATGGTGGCGGTTGTGTACTGCTCCATGCTGCTGCCGCAATTGGTCGCCGCTGGTTTGGTGACCGTCGGCATGCTCGGCGACCGCCGTGAGGGGAAACGCCGCCACTGGACCCACTGGATCGGTGTGGCGGGTGTCT contains:
- the carB gene encoding carbamoyl-phosphate synthase large subunit, yielding MPRRDDIHKILLLGSGPIVIGQACEFDYSGTQACKALREEGYEVVLVNSNPATIMTDPATADRTYIEPLTWPIVEKIIEKEKPDALLPTLGGQTALNLAMELDHHGVLEKHGVEMIAANADVIDKAENRERFKAAMDKLGLGVCKGKTVQTLEAAREWIEHISLPAIIRPSFTMGGSGGGIAYNRQEFDQMVRRGLDLSPTTEVLIEESILGWKEFEMEVMRDADDNVVIICAIENFDAMGIHTGDSITVAPAQTLTDKEYQRMRDASLAVIREIGVETGGSNIQFAINPEDGRMIVIEMNPRVSRSSALASKATGFPIAKIAAKLAVGYRLHELPNDITRETTACFEPTIDYVVTKIPRFAFEKFPDANDKLTTQMKSVGETMAIGSTFKESFQKALRGLEVGAFGFGCDQSDLWYGPNGEPGEERPDEEEIRAQLASAGPDRIWHVRYAFKLGLSVSEVFEITGIDPWFLDNLHEIVETEDALRELVAEGGFSWDAISDAQLRTAKRFGFSDRQLSTIFGRSELEVRAERIKRGIQTAFKSVDTCAAEFEAYTPYFYSTYEDEDETPPKAAGAKRIMILGGGPNRIGQGIEFDYCCCHASFALRELGIESIMVNSNPETVSTDYDTSDLLFFEPLTVEDVLNICDRVQPDGVIVQFGGQTPLNLARALEESGVPIIGTSVSAIEDAEDREKFAALLERLGLRQPANGIARTMDEARRIAGEIGFPVLVRPSFVLGGRAMEICYDNAQLEKFVAVAFIAAQGQPVLIDKFLEGATEVDVDAIADGETVVVPGIMEHIEEAGVHSGDSACSIPAYSLPGPVLAEIREATVALAMELGVKGLMNVQYAVRWEDEKPVLYVIEVNPRASRTVPFVAKATGLPAAKVAAKVMAGVSLKEQGVTEDPIPAHVSVKEAVFPFNKFQGVDIVLGPEMRSTGEVMGISPRFSLAFAKSQLAAGTVLPESGNIFLSVAPRHKPAAVEIGKRLAAIGFSILCTPGTGKALREAGIECQEVKKIQQGHPNLLDYLADENVALVMNTPIGKGARTDEGRIRAAAVAAGVPCLTTLEACEAATQAMEALRVEEMQVESLQERFNL